A section of the Tenrec ecaudatus isolate mTenEca1 chromosome 15, mTenEca1.hap1, whole genome shotgun sequence genome encodes:
- the LOC142427423 gene encoding large ribosomal subunit protein eL29-like → MAKSKNHTTYNQSRKWHRNGIKKPRSQRYESLKGVDPKFLRNMRFAKKHNKKGLKKMQANNAKAAAARAEAIKDLVKPTEVKAKIPMGVNRKLSRLAYIAHPKLGKWARARIAKGLRLCRPKAKAQSKADAPAKATTPAKAPKGAPAPAQAPKGPQAPTK, encoded by the coding sequence ATGGCCAAATCCAAGAACCACACCACGTACAACCAATCCCggaaatggcacagaaacggCATCAAAAAACCCCGGTCACAACGATACGAATCTCTTAAGGGGGTGGACCCCAAGTTCCTGAGGAACATGCGCTTCGCCAAGAAGCACAacaagaagggcctgaagaaaatgcaggccaacaacgccaaggctgcggctgctcgcgctgaggccatcaaggatcttgtgaagcccacagaggtcaagGCCAAGATCCCAATGGGCGTCAACCGCAAGCTCAGCCGACTGGCCTACATTGCCCACCCCAAGCTTGGCAAGTGGGCTCGTGCACGTATTGCCAAGGGTCTGAGGCTCTGCCGGCCCAAGGCCAAGGCACAAAGCAAGGCTGATGCTCCAGCCAAGGCCACGACACCAGCAAAAGCTCCCAAAggcgcccctgccccagctcaagctcccaaaggcccccaggctcccacaaagtag